The Pedobacter mucosus genome window below encodes:
- the dnaA gene encoding chromosomal replication initiator protein DnaA — protein sequence MEKTCTEVWKNCLQIIKDNIPNQSFKTWFEPITALKLEGKVLTIQVPSLFFYEWLEEHYVGLLRKTVKKQIGEDGRLEYNIVVDKSSNSGNPYTTNMPSNGNGAEAKLQSMPIPVSINKDIRNPFIIPGLKKLNVDPQLNSNYTFENYIEGDCNRLARSAGYAVAAKPGGTSFNPLMIYGGVGLGKTHLAQAIGNEIKRSMPDKLVIYVSCEKFCQQFVDSLKNNTINDFVNFYQAMDVIIMDDVHNFAGKEKTQDIFFHIFNHLHQSGKQVILTSDKPPKDLSGLEERLLSRFKWGLSADLQVPDLEVRIAILRKKMYADGIELPNDVVEYVAHNIDNNVRELEGAMVSLLAQATLNKKEIDLNLAKQMLKNFIKNTSKEISMEYIQKLVCEYFEVPIDMVKSQTRKREIVQARQISMYLSKSHTKSSLKTIGAFFGGRDHSTVIYACQTVEDLIDTDKKFKAYVHDIQKKLKMS from the coding sequence ATGGAAAAAACTTGTACTGAAGTGTGGAAGAACTGTCTTCAAATAATTAAGGATAACATTCCGAACCAAAGTTTTAAAACTTGGTTCGAGCCAATAACAGCCCTTAAGTTGGAAGGTAAAGTTTTAACCATTCAAGTACCAAGTTTATTCTTTTACGAATGGCTTGAAGAACATTATGTAGGTTTGCTACGTAAAACGGTAAAAAAACAAATAGGAGAAGATGGCCGTTTAGAATATAATATTGTTGTTGATAAATCATCAAACAGTGGAAATCCATACACGACAAATATGCCTTCAAATGGAAATGGAGCAGAGGCAAAATTACAATCAATGCCTATTCCTGTTTCAATCAATAAAGACATTAGAAATCCTTTCATTATCCCAGGATTAAAGAAGTTAAATGTAGATCCTCAATTAAATTCAAATTATACTTTTGAAAATTATATTGAAGGAGATTGCAATCGTTTGGCTCGTTCTGCGGGCTACGCAGTGGCTGCAAAACCGGGTGGCACATCATTTAATCCATTAATGATTTATGGTGGTGTAGGTTTAGGAAAAACCCATCTTGCCCAAGCAATTGGAAATGAGATTAAACGTAGCATGCCAGATAAATTGGTTATCTATGTGAGTTGCGAAAAATTTTGTCAGCAGTTTGTTGATTCCTTAAAAAATAATACCATTAACGATTTCGTTAATTTTTACCAGGCGATGGATGTAATCATCATGGATGATGTACATAATTTTGCTGGAAAAGAGAAAACACAAGATATATTTTTCCATATTTTTAATCACCTACATCAATCGGGTAAACAGGTTATTTTAACTTCGGATAAACCACCAAAAGATCTATCAGGATTAGAAGAGCGTTTACTAAGCCGTTTTAAATGGGGATTATCAGCAGATTTGCAAGTGCCTGATTTAGAGGTTAGAATTGCGATCCTAAGAAAGAAAATGTATGCTGATGGTATTGAATTACCAAATGATGTGGTTGAATATGTGGCCCACAACATTGATAATAATGTACGTGAATTAGAAGGCGCAATGGTTTCTTTATTGGCTCAGGCTACTTTGAATAAAAAAGAAATCGATTTGAATTTGGCTAAACAGATGCTAAAGAATTTCATCAAAAATACTTCAAAAGAGATTTCAATGGAATACATACAGAAATTGGTTTGCGAGTATTTCGAAGTGCCAATAGATATGGTGAAATCTCAAACACGCAAAAGAGAAATTGTTCAAGCCCGTCAAATTTCTATGTACCTTTCAAAAAGCCATACAAAATCATCCTTGAAAACAATTGGTGCTTTTTTTGGAGGCCGCGATCATAGTACCGTAATCTATGCTTGCCAAACAGTTGAAGATTTAATTGATACAGACAAAAAGTTTAAGGCTTACGTTCACGATATTCAAAAGAAATTGAAGATGAGTTAA
- a CDS encoding NUDIX hydrolase has protein sequence MTIEKWRKIASKYLVKEKWATLRVDTCELQGGIIKDDYYVLEYPNWVNAIALTEEGKMILVRQYRHAADIISLEVPGGVIDGDEDPEFAIKRELLEETGYSFQTCKLLAELYPNPATSTNKTFTYFLTGGVKTHDQHLDEHEILNVEEYTIAEIKQLLKDNLIAQSLHVAALHYGLAELEKL, from the coding sequence ATGACTATAGAAAAATGGCGTAAAATTGCCTCGAAATACTTAGTTAAAGAAAAATGGGCAACTTTAAGGGTCGATACTTGTGAACTTCAAGGCGGCATAATAAAAGATGATTATTATGTACTAGAATATCCTAATTGGGTAAATGCGATTGCCTTAACTGAAGAAGGAAAAATGATTTTAGTTCGTCAATATCGCCATGCAGCAGATATTATTTCTTTAGAAGTTCCTGGTGGCGTTATAGACGGAGATGAGGATCCTGAATTTGCCATAAAGCGTGAATTATTAGAAGAGACTGGTTATAGTTTCCAGACTTGTAAATTACTAGCTGAACTATATCCAAATCCGGCTACTTCAACTAACAAAACCTTTACTTATTTTTTAACTGGAGGAGTAAAAACCCATGATCAACACCTAGATGAACATGAAATTTTAAATGTTGAAGAGTATACAATCGCCGAAATAAAGCAATTGCTAAAAGATAATTTAATTGCTCAATCGTTACATGTTGCCGCTTTACACTATGGATTGGCAGAGCTAGAAAAATTATAA
- a CDS encoding TPM domain-containing protein, translated as MKKLFLLSFFSLLFAFAFAQDFPEKPTTLVSDFSGVLSASQKQMLEQKLVAFSDSSSTQIAIAILKSVGDYDINEYALELGRKWGVGQGGKNNGIMIVVAVGDRKISIQTGYGVEGALPDVYAKRIIDNDIKPNFKAGDYYAGLDAGTTSIIKYTKGEYKNDNPKSTAKKGGSGSIAIIIIIIIVVIILMRKGGGGGGNQVIGGRGGSNSLFWGMLLGSALGGRGGNSGWGGGGGFGGGSSGGGGGFGGFGGGSFGGGGSSGSW; from the coding sequence ATGAAAAAATTATTTCTTTTATCGTTTTTCAGCTTACTTTTTGCCTTTGCTTTTGCTCAAGATTTCCCTGAAAAACCAACCACGTTAGTAAGTGACTTTTCAGGTGTTTTATCTGCAAGTCAGAAGCAAATGCTTGAACAAAAGTTAGTTGCGTTTAGTGATTCATCATCAACTCAAATTGCGATAGCCATTTTAAAATCGGTCGGCGATTATGATATTAATGAATATGCGCTTGAGTTAGGCCGAAAATGGGGCGTAGGTCAAGGAGGCAAAAACAACGGAATAATGATTGTTGTTGCCGTTGGAGATCGAAAAATTTCTATACAAACCGGCTATGGTGTGGAAGGTGCTCTACCTGATGTTTATGCAAAAAGAATTATTGATAACGACATTAAACCGAATTTCAAAGCTGGCGACTATTATGCTGGATTAGATGCCGGTACAACATCGATTATTAAGTATACCAAGGGTGAATACAAAAATGACAATCCGAAATCTACTGCTAAAAAAGGTGGATCAGGTAGTATTGCTATCATCATTATCATCATAATTGTGGTAATAATATTAATGAGAAAAGGTGGTGGCGGTGGCGGAAATCAAGTAATTGGTGGCCGCGGTGGATCAAATTCTTTGTTTTGGGGAATGCTTTTAGGTAGCGCGTTAGGTGGTAGAGGTGGAAACAGTGGCTGGGGAGGCGGAGGCGGCTTTGGCGGCGGATCTTCTGGCGGTGGTGGAGGATTCGGTGGATTTGGAGGCGGAAGTTTTGGCGGTGGCGGATCTAGCGGAAGTTGGTAA
- a CDS encoding TPM domain-containing protein — translation MPLFSDIEQDRIAKAISDAEKATSGEIRIAIDKHCKDNAYDKAIEYFSQLNMDKTAQRNGVLIYLAHADHKFAIIGDSGINKVVPEDFWETTKIAMNAHFTKGNLADGIIAGVALAGEKLALFFPYQKGDINELPNDIVYMDNQNKK, via the coding sequence ATGCCTTTATTTTCAGATATTGAACAGGATAGAATTGCAAAAGCAATATCAGATGCTGAAAAAGCTACATCAGGAGAAATTAGAATTGCTATAGATAAACATTGTAAGGATAATGCTTATGATAAAGCAATAGAATACTTCTCCCAATTAAATATGGATAAAACCGCACAGCGAAATGGTGTATTAATTTACCTGGCACATGCAGATCATAAATTTGCAATTATTGGAGATAGTGGAATTAACAAAGTGGTGCCTGAAGATTTTTGGGAAACAACTAAAATAGCGATGAATGCACATTTTACTAAAGGAAATTTAGCCGATGGAATTATTGCTGGTGTTGCCTTAGCGGGAGAAAAGCTAGCTTTATTTTTTCCTTATCAAAAGGGAGATATAAATGAATTGCCTAATGATATTGTGTATATGGATAATCAAAATAAAAAATAG
- a CDS encoding LemA family protein translates to MKKLVFGILAAVIAVTTLSSCGYNDMVKLDENVKSKWGTVQTQYQRRADLIPNLVSTVKGAAKFEQGTLTAVVEARAKATQMTVKADELTPENIQKYQAAQGQLSQALGKLLSITENYPELRATQQFSDLSAQLEGTENRITVARKDFNDAVQGYNGKIRSFPTNLTAGMFGFKAKGYFEADAAAKDAPKVEF, encoded by the coding sequence ATGAAAAAATTAGTATTTGGAATTTTAGCTGCTGTAATAGCAGTTACCACATTAAGTTCATGCGGATATAACGACATGGTTAAGCTTGATGAGAATGTAAAATCGAAATGGGGAACGGTGCAAACCCAATACCAACGAAGAGCAGATTTAATTCCAAATTTAGTAAGTACTGTTAAAGGTGCGGCTAAATTTGAGCAAGGAACGTTAACTGCTGTTGTTGAAGCCCGTGCAAAAGCAACTCAAATGACTGTTAAAGCTGATGAGTTGACACCTGAAAATATTCAGAAATATCAGGCAGCGCAAGGACAGTTAAGTCAGGCTTTAGGTAAATTATTATCCATAACAGAGAATTATCCAGAGTTAAGAGCAACGCAACAGTTTAGTGATTTATCGGCACAATTAGAAGGTACAGAAAACCGGATAACAGTGGCACGAAAAGATTTTAATGATGCGGTACAAGGTTACAATGGAAAAATAAGATCATTTCCTACAAATTTAACCGCTGGGATGTTTGGCTTCAAGGCTAAGGGATATTTTGAAGCTGATGCAGCTGCAAAAGATGCTCCAAAAGTTGAATTTTAA
- a CDS encoding NAD(P)/FAD-dependent oxidoreductase, protein MQKEIEITLSPEQIEQTEIINQKLAEALNLSESRIKGFEILKRSIDARSRKVIYRLQIKVFIDENQIPKVYIVNYQNVSNAKPVLIIGAGPAGLFAALQCIENGLKPIIIERGKDVKQRRRDLAAINKEGLINTESNYCYGEGGAGTYSDGKLYTRSNKRGDINKVLQVFVSHGAEQDILVDARPHIGTNKLPQIITSIKDTILNAGGEVMFDCQMTDILIEFGTIKGIQINFKDTLLADDIILATGHSARDIYELLSKKNILIEAKPFALGVRIEHPQEIIDTAQYHCDTRSEFLPPAYYSLVEQVGTRGVFSFCMCPGGIIAPCATGENEIVVNGWSPSKRNNPYANSGTVVQVTLDDIQGYDPLRMLNFQSEIEKLAFEAGGGNLVAPAQRMMDFVNNKLSIDLPKNSYLPGTKSVMLDNILPEFVSESLKAALPLFGKKIRGYYTNEAILVGVESRTSSPVRIPRDKETFQHPQVKGLYPCAEGAGYAGGIVSAAIDGINCANAILKAL, encoded by the coding sequence ATGCAAAAAGAAATCGAAATTACATTATCACCAGAACAGATTGAGCAAACTGAAATTATTAATCAAAAATTAGCAGAAGCACTAAATCTGTCTGAAAGCCGTATTAAAGGCTTCGAAATTTTGAAACGCTCTATTGATGCCCGTTCCAGAAAAGTTATATATCGTCTTCAAATTAAAGTTTTTATCGATGAAAATCAGATTCCTAAAGTTTATATTGTAAACTATCAAAATGTCAGTAATGCTAAACCAGTTTTAATTATTGGTGCTGGTCCGGCTGGATTATTTGCTGCCTTGCAATGTATAGAAAATGGATTAAAACCCATTATTATTGAGCGTGGAAAAGATGTAAAACAACGGCGTAGAGATTTAGCAGCCATTAATAAAGAAGGCCTAATTAATACAGAATCTAATTATTGCTATGGCGAAGGTGGCGCAGGTACGTATTCCGATGGTAAATTATACACCCGATCTAACAAACGTGGAGATATAAATAAAGTATTACAAGTTTTCGTGAGCCATGGTGCGGAGCAAGATATTTTGGTTGATGCCCGTCCACACATTGGTACCAATAAACTCCCTCAAATTATCACTTCCATAAAAGATACCATTTTAAATGCTGGTGGTGAAGTGATGTTCGATTGCCAAATGACGGATATCTTAATAGAATTCGGTACAATAAAAGGTATTCAGATTAATTTTAAAGATACCCTATTGGCTGATGATATAATTTTAGCAACCGGCCATTCAGCAAGGGATATTTACGAATTATTAAGCAAGAAGAATATCTTAATCGAAGCAAAACCATTCGCTTTAGGGGTTAGAATCGAACATCCCCAAGAAATTATAGACACTGCTCAATATCACTGCGATACCCGATCAGAGTTTTTGCCGCCGGCTTATTATAGTTTAGTAGAGCAAGTTGGTACACGTGGTGTATTTTCATTTTGCATGTGTCCAGGCGGAATTATTGCTCCCTGCGCTACTGGAGAAAATGAAATTGTAGTTAACGGCTGGTCGCCATCAAAAAGAAACAACCCTTATGCAAATTCAGGAACTGTAGTTCAGGTTACTTTGGATGATATACAAGGATACGATCCTTTAAGAATGTTGAATTTTCAATCCGAAATAGAAAAACTGGCTTTTGAGGCTGGCGGAGGTAATCTTGTTGCGCCCGCACAGCGGATGATGGATTTTGTAAACAATAAACTTTCCATCGACTTGCCGAAAAACTCCTATCTCCCCGGAACAAAAAGCGTAATGCTCGATAACATCTTGCCAGAATTCGTGTCAGAAAGTTTAAAGGCAGCGCTTCCACTTTTTGGAAAAAAAATTAGAGGTTATTATACAAATGAAGCCATATTGGTTGGTGTAGAAAGTAGAACTTCTTCTCCCGTTCGCATTCCTAGGGATAAGGAAACGTTTCAGCACCCACAAGTAAAAGGACTATATCCTTGTGCAGAAGGTGCGGGTTATGCTGGCGGAATTGTTTCTGCAGCAATTGATGGTATAAATTGTGCCAACGCAATTTTGAAAGCGCTGTAA
- a CDS encoding DinB family protein — MFLINEIKKAFNGDAWHGNHVMHILSAVNPESAFEHFIPNAHAIAEIALHLTSWTEEVTARLMGKSASEPVAGDWPMPNGKESKNWEKIIFDFKIANDELIRICEAIEDDQWDQKSTDVNPLLNTNITKAELLNGLIQHHAYHAGQIALLSKF; from the coding sequence ATGTTTTTAATTAATGAAATAAAAAAAGCTTTTAATGGAGATGCATGGCATGGAAATCATGTAATGCATATTTTAAGTGCTGTTAATCCTGAAAGTGCATTTGAACATTTCATTCCAAATGCGCACGCTATTGCGGAAATAGCATTGCATTTAACATCTTGGACAGAAGAAGTTACTGCAAGGTTAATGGGTAAGTCGGCGTCTGAACCTGTTGCTGGCGATTGGCCAATGCCTAATGGTAAGGAATCAAAGAACTGGGAAAAGATTATTTTTGATTTTAAAATCGCAAACGATGAATTAATTCGAATTTGCGAGGCTATTGAAGATGATCAATGGGATCAAAAATCAACAGACGTTAATCCATTATTAAATACAAACATCACCAAAGCAGAATTATTAAATGGTTTGATCCAACATCATGCCTATCATGCCGGTCAGATCGCATTACTTTCGAAGTTTTAA
- a CDS encoding CoA-binding protein: MKKTLIIGASPNPSRYAYKAAHMLKRFNHDIINIGIKKGEVAGVNIELPQQIHDDIDTITLYIGPALQNQYHDYILATKPKRVIFNPGTENYHLEKLLDQNGIEVEVACTLVLLSTGQY, translated from the coding sequence ATGAAAAAGACACTTATAATTGGTGCATCGCCAAATCCATCAAGATATGCTTATAAAGCAGCTCATATGTTAAAGCGCTTCAACCACGATATCATTAATATTGGCATAAAAAAAGGAGAAGTAGCTGGCGTTAACATCGAATTGCCTCAACAGATCCATGATGATATTGATACCATTACCTTATATATAGGTCCAGCTTTGCAAAACCAATACCATGACTATATATTGGCAACGAAACCTAAGCGTGTCATTTTTAACCCTGGTACAGAGAATTACCATCTTGAAAAACTACTAGATCAGAATGGTATTGAAGTTGAAGTAGCATGTACATTGGTTTTATTGAGCACTGGTCAATATTAA
- a CDS encoding S8 family peptidase, giving the protein MKKFFLLTLISCLQTIAFSQSKNIKLPANWFNLDLVESGYFGISTEKAYKEILKDTKPKQKVIVAVIDGGVDINHEDLKDVLWKNTKEIPGNDIDDDGNGYVDDINGWNFIGSKKGNLQYDNLELIRLLRIYTPKYQSTTNLTPLDSVQKEEFKFYKRMVGDFGKKYEDASNTFSVLIALNKVLDSVAKTNNKKIPSLEDIDQYKADDETEEQVKKIIRKGSKEDGSFEKFYKNIKDAYAQYDAMLKYNLNPKYDMRVELVGDDYSNSNEKKYGNNDVKGPDAMHGTHVSGIIGANRNNSLGILGVANNVSIMAIRVVPTGDERDKDVANGIRYAVDNGAKVINMSFGKSYKWDKKVVDSAVKYAELKGVLLVHAAGNDNQNNDIEENYPNKYYESKEKEAYIVSHKKPSKPDFTPPKPIQSNGMGMRPPMIRDAFVKPIPIDSAKFDLPHANNWIEVGASSYADDDNLKADFSNYGKFSVDVFAPGFLINSSVPDNKYDNLDGTSMASPVVAGLAALILSYYPELKPFQIRDIIMKSVSKVLHKVKYKNEKDENVRVLFSEICVSGGIINAYNALKLAESYK; this is encoded by the coding sequence TTGAAGAAATTTTTCCTTTTAACTTTAATTTCCTGCCTTCAAACCATTGCATTTTCTCAAAGTAAAAATATAAAACTCCCTGCCAATTGGTTCAATTTGGATTTAGTTGAATCAGGCTATTTCGGTATTAGTACCGAGAAAGCTTATAAAGAAATTTTAAAGGATACAAAGCCAAAACAAAAAGTAATAGTGGCCGTAATTGATGGTGGTGTAGATATAAACCATGAAGATCTAAAGGATGTACTTTGGAAAAATACTAAGGAAATTCCTGGAAATGATATTGATGATGATGGAAATGGTTACGTGGATGACATAAATGGATGGAATTTTATTGGCTCTAAGAAAGGAAATCTTCAATACGATAATCTAGAATTAATTAGGTTATTGAGAATTTACACACCAAAATATCAATCGACTACTAATCTTACCCCTTTAGATAGTGTGCAAAAAGAAGAATTTAAATTCTATAAAAGAATGGTTGGCGACTTTGGTAAGAAGTATGAAGATGCCAGTAATACTTTTTCAGTTTTGATTGCGTTAAACAAAGTTTTAGATTCAGTAGCAAAAACGAATAATAAAAAAATTCCATCCCTTGAAGATATTGATCAGTATAAAGCTGATGATGAAACAGAGGAGCAGGTAAAAAAAATTATTAGGAAGGGATCAAAAGAAGACGGCAGTTTCGAAAAATTTTATAAAAATATTAAGGATGCTTATGCGCAGTATGATGCTATGCTGAAGTATAATTTAAACCCAAAATATGATATGCGGGTAGAATTGGTTGGTGATGATTATTCGAATTCTAATGAAAAAAAATATGGAAATAACGATGTAAAAGGTCCTGATGCGATGCATGGTACTCATGTTTCAGGTATAATTGGGGCAAATCGAAATAATTCTTTAGGCATATTAGGTGTTGCTAATAACGTAAGTATAATGGCAATCAGGGTTGTGCCAACTGGTGATGAAAGAGATAAAGATGTGGCTAATGGCATTCGATACGCTGTCGATAATGGAGCAAAAGTCATCAATATGAGTTTTGGAAAAAGTTATAAATGGGATAAAAAGGTTGTGGATTCTGCTGTTAAATATGCAGAACTTAAAGGCGTTTTATTGGTTCATGCAGCAGGAAATGATAATCAAAATAACGATATAGAGGAAAATTATCCTAATAAATATTATGAAAGTAAGGAGAAAGAAGCATATATTGTTTCGCATAAAAAGCCTTCAAAGCCTGATTTTACACCGCCAAAGCCAATTCAAAGCAACGGCATGGGCATGAGACCGCCAATGATTCGTGATGCATTTGTTAAACCAATCCCAATAGATTCTGCAAAATTCGACCTTCCACATGCTAATAATTGGATAGAAGTTGGAGCAAGTTCATATGCAGATGATGATAATCTGAAGGCAGATTTTTCTAATTATGGCAAGTTTAGTGTTGATGTTTTTGCTCCTGGATTTTTAATTAATTCAAGTGTTCCCGATAATAAGTATGATAATTTGGATGGTACAAGTATGGCATCGCCGGTTGTGGCGGGCTTAGCTGCTTTAATTTTGAGCTATTATCCTGAACTAAAACCTTTTCAGATTAGAGATATCATTATGAAATCTGTTAGCAAAGTTTTGCATAAGGTTAAATACAAGAATGAAAAGGACGAAAATGTTCGTGTGTTATTCAGTGAAATCTGTGTAAGCGGTGGAATTATAAATGCTTACAATGCACTAAAGCTGGCTGAAAGTTATAAGTAA
- a CDS encoding polysaccharide deacetylase family protein, protein MVLLSFDIEEFDMPFEYDREISFEDQISISREGTIAILDLLEKYKVKATFFCTVTFAENIPDLIKRITETGHELASHGYYHSDFKPEHLLQSKLKLEELSGKEILGYRMARMMPVDEVEIQKAGYTYNTSINPTYLPGRYNNFNISRTFFTKEKVLQIPASVSPIVRFPLFWLSFHNLPLSIYKFLVSWTYKKDNYLNVYFHPWEFTALNDFKRFGFPKYVSKNTGVDMIERMDNLISWMKEKKYSFGTFQEFIETIKK, encoded by the coding sequence ATGGTTCTTTTAAGCTTTGATATTGAAGAATTTGATATGCCTTTTGAATATGATAGGGAAATCTCGTTTGAAGACCAAATTTCAATTTCGAGAGAAGGAACCATTGCAATCTTAGATCTGCTTGAGAAATACAAAGTGAAAGCTACCTTTTTTTGTACTGTAACCTTTGCGGAAAATATTCCTGACTTGATTAAAAGAATTACGGAAACTGGTCATGAACTTGCCTCACATGGTTATTATCACTCAGATTTTAAGCCAGAACATCTACTTCAATCCAAATTGAAGTTAGAAGAGCTTTCTGGAAAGGAGATTTTAGGTTATCGAATGGCTAGGATGATGCCTGTTGATGAAGTTGAAATTCAAAAAGCAGGCTATACTTACAACACCTCAATTAATCCAACTTATCTTCCTGGTCGCTATAATAATTTTAACATTTCGAGAACATTTTTCACGAAAGAAAAAGTTTTGCAAATACCCGCTTCAGTCAGTCCGATAGTAAGATTTCCTCTTTTTTGGCTATCCTTTCATAATTTACCATTAAGCATTTATAAATTTCTGGTAAGCTGGACTTACAAGAAAGACAATTACTTAAATGTTTATTTCCACCCTTGGGAATTTACAGCTTTGAACGATTTTAAACGATTTGGTTTTCCTAAATACGTTTCAAAAAATACAGGAGTAGATATGATCGAACGAATGGATAATTTAATATCATGGATGAAGGAAAAAAAATATTCCTTTGGTACTTTTCAAGAATTTATAGAAACGATTAAAAAGTAA
- a CDS encoding glycosyltransferase family 2 protein, which translates to MKKLVSIVIPAYNEAENVFVIAESIKNVFSSLIYNYEIILVDDGSADHTLEKIKEYVSNTTNIFYLEFSKNFGHQLAVKAGMDYAFGDCVISMDCDMQHPPEFIPKMLQKWEEGFEVVYTIREEDKTLSKRKRNSSSLFYKTLNWLSDIDLEPGAADFRLLDQKVVSVFRNFHENEPFLRGLVKWLGFKQYAIRYNPAARFSGTSKYTLKKMFQLALHGVTSFSIKPLYTAVYLGFILSFASVLYIPYILYAFINHVEVSGWASVIMTIVFFGGLQLIILGIIGIYVGKMFMQTKNRPNYIIRSTNINQK; encoded by the coding sequence ATGAAAAAATTAGTTTCTATAGTTATTCCCGCCTATAACGAGGCTGAAAATGTTTTTGTAATTGCCGAAAGTATTAAAAATGTTTTCTCTTCGTTAATTTATAATTACGAAATTATCTTGGTTGATGATGGAAGTGCTGATCATACACTTGAGAAAATCAAAGAGTACGTTTCAAACACAACAAACATATTTTACCTGGAATTTTCAAAGAATTTCGGCCACCAATTAGCCGTTAAAGCTGGAATGGATTATGCCTTCGGTGATTGCGTAATTTCCATGGATTGTGATATGCAACATCCACCGGAATTTATTCCTAAAATGCTGCAAAAATGGGAAGAAGGTTTCGAAGTTGTTTATACCATCAGAGAAGAAGATAAAACTTTATCTAAAAGAAAAAGAAATTCATCAAGTTTATTTTATAAAACCTTAAATTGGTTATCAGATATTGACTTGGAACCTGGCGCTGCTGATTTTCGTCTGCTTGATCAAAAGGTAGTAAGTGTATTCAGAAATTTTCATGAAAATGAACCTTTTCTTCGTGGCTTAGTTAAATGGCTGGGATTTAAACAATATGCGATTAGATATAATCCAGCCGCTCGTTTCTCAGGAACTAGCAAGTACACCTTAAAAAAAATGTTTCAATTAGCCCTTCACGGCGTTACATCTTTCAGTATTAAACCACTTTATACAGCTGTTTATTTAGGTTTTATTTTGTCATTTGCATCGGTCTTATACATTCCGTATATCCTTTACGCATTTATAAATCATGTAGAAGTGTCAGGTTGGGCTTCAGTAATCATGACAATCGTTTTTTTTGGAGGATTGCAATTAATCATTCTTGGCATCATCGGTATTTACGTGGGAAAAATGTTTATGCAAACCAAAAACAGACCAAATTATATCATTCGTTCCACTAACATTAATCAAAAATAA